The proteins below come from a single Mya arenaria isolate MELC-2E11 chromosome 6, ASM2691426v1 genomic window:
- the LOC128238199 gene encoding protein FAM162A-like yields MSVANFTHSTICKYGQFYRLYNKLPGVLTRWRSSQRNYSQDSKSKETEKAIDGPMDKPETELDEAAEQAIYSAKRDSGRSPSNLDKICLLWAGKFKHRDEIPEFVRLTTIIYAKDYTRVVIMIWLVCTFLVSFFVLSRFGARKVRIIHEDVTQRQQAIWDKKNKIADEEYAKKKEKERLEKEAHLLTRQTGEKTSS; encoded by the exons atgtcGGTGGCAAATTTTACTCATTCTACGATTTGTAAATACGGACAATTTTATCGGTTGTATAACAAACTTCCTGGTGTATTGACAAGATGGAGGTCTAGTCAAAGAAATTACA gtCAAGACTCAAAATCTAAAGAAACAGAGAAAGCGATTGATGGTCCTATGGATAAACCGGAGACGGAACTTGATG agGCAGCAGAACAGGCCATATATAGTG cCAAAAGAGACAGTGGCCGTTCGCCCAGTAACCTCGATAAGATCTGCTTGTTGTGGGCGGGAAAGTTTAAACACCGAGATGAGATTCCGGAATTTGTaag ACtaacaacaattatatatgcCAAGGACTACACTAGAGTTGTTATCATGATATGGTTGGTGTGTACATTTCTAGTGAGTTTCTTCGTTCTGTCGCGATTCGGCGCCCGTAAAGTGCGGATAATACACGAAGATGTTACGCAAAGACAGCAGGCAATTTGggataagaaaaataaaattgcagacGAGGAATATgcaaaaaagaaggaaaaagaAAGACTTGAAAAAGAAGCACACTTACTAACACGGCAAACAGGGGAGAAAACAAGTTCATAG
- the LOC128238198 gene encoding zinc finger-containing ubiquitin peptidase 1-like produces the protein MADVDQSHGLLGEKFTCLICGQEGLSDEKMRNHVLVEHVENTVCCPFCDLAGITSDEMTLHINSVHFDDLAKQQTSGPGKQNGDLSCTAENGEDMNENKKLDPDTYGKAHGGAIPKTTGKSLKHSHSLDQSPHRSPSRKSGGIKTSQSESNINRRGRLSLNFDIINEPGPSHSASSEAIKASASAQSIRSSVSAQSMRMSTSYNDSFNGAFGSSVDLEPNNTQTVRLRLQSSIHNNNDVILEESQDNNNIPLQPNLNQVLQPDINDNVEPDINSNMPAAFSCPLCQFITSSENLIQAHVNMAHVDVLSPARPRSEAVGASASSAANSTRRGNTDISSTTQCSGVVKDEYPCPICLKIYDNVGELSLHVNQAHSQIFSPDRPVGASSGEAVAGPSSFQCPVCGLELYERSRLEAHVNGHFSAEQTPIIERNDRLIAQALQDKEADIAGQEEQKEFQKLQAMYGMVDGNTPYKRKYEKNLERAVANGDMTITEFHERKIGFKYADSRGIDDGNSCTKGVIQRLQEYYRTPTHGVSKAYLCTSVDHYAGSFGDKGYGCGYRNFQMLLSSLITDSTYCRVLFNDRPLMPSITKIQQLIEAAWEKGYDKQGREQLAGRVLNTEKWIGATEIVATLSSLKVRCRLLDFHNPSGTGGTHPKLFEWVKTYFEKGGFKPPLYLQHQGHSRTIVGIEELKDKRLRLLIFDPSMRKKQMMLFHSIVNANLMRTLRRPLENMKAKQYQIVAVVGTLSEQECQESKVLKSERLS, from the exons ATGGCAGATGTTGATCAAAGCCATGGTTTGCTTGGTGAAAAATTTACCTGCTTGATATGTGGACAGGAAGGACTAAGCGATGAAAAAATGAGAAATCATGTCCTTGTTGAACATGTTGAAAATACAGTGTGTTGTCCATTTTGTGATTTAGCAGGAATTACCAGTGATGAGATGACGTTACACATTAATTCTGTTCATTTTGATGATTTAGCAAAACAGCAAACATCTGGTCCCGGTAAACAGAATGGTGATCTAAGTTGTACAGCAGAAAATGGAGAAGACATGAACGAAAACAAAAAGCTAGATCCAGATACATATGGAAAGGCCCATGGAGGTGCAATACCAAAAACTACAGGAAAGTCATTAAAGCACTCACATAGTCTGGATCAAAGTCCACACAGATCTCCATCAAGAAAATCTGGGGgaataaaaacatcacaatCTGAGTCCAATATTAACCGCAGAGGTCGTTTATCattgaattttgatattataaatgAGCCAGGCCCATCACATTCTGCATCATCAGAGGCAATCAAGGCATCTGCTTCAGCTCAGTCTATAAGATCATCCGTTTCTGCGCAATCAATGCGAATGTCTACATCTTATAATGATTCCTTTAATGGAGCGTTTGGTAGCAGTGTTGATTTGGAGCCTAATAACACACAGACTGTACGTTTACGATTACAGAGTAGTATACACAATAACAATGATGTTATTCTTGAAGAAAGCCAAGATAACAATAATATTCCACTTCAGCCGAACCTTAATCAAGTGCTACAGCCAGATATCAATGATAATGTTGAGCCGGATATCAACTCAAACATGCCTGCTGCGTTTTCATGTCCTTTGTGTCAGTTTATAACATCATCAGAAAATTTAATCCAAGCTCATGTAAATATGGCACATGTTGATGTATTAAGTCCGGCAAGACCAAGGTCGGAAGCAGTAGGAGCAAGTGCATCGTCAGCTGCTAACTCTACTAGAAGAGGAAATACAGATATCAGCTCAACTACCCAGTGTAGTGGGGTTGTAAAAGATGAATATCCATGCCCAATCTGTCTGAAGATTTATGACAATGTTGGTGAACTTAGCTTACACGTGAATCAAGCCCATTCCCAGATATTTAGTCCGGATCGACCAGTGGGGGCCAGTTCTGGAGAAGCAGTGGCGGGGCCATCTTCGTTCCAGTGTCCAGTCTGTGGACTGGAGCTGTACGAACGCTCTAGGCTTGAGGCTCACGTCAACGGACATTTCTCTGCAGAACAGACACCAA TAATAGAGCGTAATGATCGGCTGATAGCCCAGGCACTGCAGGATAAGGAAGCTGATATTGCAGGCCAGGAAGAGCAGAAAGAGTTCCAGAAATTACAG GCCATGTATGGAATGGTGGATGGAAACACACCTTATAAGAGGAAGTATGAGAAAAACTTGGAGCGGGCAGTGGCGAATGGTGATATGACAATTACAGAATTCCACGAGAGAAAGATTGGCTTCAAGTATGCTGATTCTCGTGGCATCGATGATGGTAACTCATGTACGAAAG GTGTCATACAGCGGTTGCAAGAATACTACCGCACACCAACACACGGCGTGTCAAAGGCCTACCTGTGTACGAGCGTGGACCATTACGCTGGCTCGTTCGGTGACAAGGGCTATGGGTGTGGATACAGGAATTTCCAAATGTTGCTGTCCTCCCTCATAACTGACTCAACATACTGCAGGGTGTTGTTTAATG ACAGACCATTAATGCCATCGATTACAAAGATTCAGCAATTAATCGAGGCTGCTTGGGAGAAAGGGTATGACAAGCAAGGCAGAGAACAACTGGCAGGCCGCGTGCTGAATACAGAGAAATGGATAGGGGCCACGGAAATTGTCGCTACATTGTCATCACTCAAAGTCCg ATGCCGCCTGCTGGATTTCCACAACCCTTCTGGTACAGGAGGAACACATCCAAAACTGTTTGAGTGGGTGAAGACATACTTTGAGAAAGGCGGCTTTAAACCCCCACTGTACTTACAACACCAAG gtCATAGTCGAACTATTGTTGGTATTGAAGAATTAAAAGACAAGCGTCTAAGGCTCCTGATCTTTGATCCAAGCATGCGCAAGAAACAGATGATGCTGTTCCACAGTATAGTCAATGCCAACCTTATGCGAACCTTGAGACGACCCCTTGAAAATATGAAGGCCAAACAGTACCAAATTGTGGCTGTTGTCGGCACCCTCTCGGAACAAGAATGCCAG GAGAGCAAGGTCTTGAAGTCTGAGAGGCTCAGCTGA